The uncultured Fibrobacter sp. DNA segment GTTTTGCCGAGAAGTTTTTTGCCATATAAAAGAAAATCCTCGGTAAAGAATTCATCGAGATCCGAATTACCGCATTTGAATGGTTTGCAGCTTTGTAAGAGTTCAGGCGTGAGCCTCGCGAACGAGCCGCGATTTAAAAAATAGGCAAGATTCATGCCTAGAAACCTTGCTCACGAAGGAAATTCCTGACCAACAGAATTTTTTCGCCATAATCCTGTTTTTGGTCGTTTTTCTCAGCAAAATCAGCCTCCTTGAGAAAACGCTCAGCGTCTTCCCCCTGAAGGGTCGGTATAGATCTTATTGCTACGGCCATAGAATTGTTCCTCTATTTACAAAATACGTTTTTGAGTTGCTGTTGTCAATCAATATTTCAAACACGGACAATATAAACCGGCAAAAAGCGCAAGTCAAGACAAAATAATTTTGCAAAAAAAGATGGACAAAAATTCCGTTTTGAACGTCTAAAAAAGCAAGGAATGAGGAAAAAACACAGCCTTAAAAATTCATCCATACACCTTGAATGCCTGACGACGCGGCTTTTACTCTTCTTTCCCCCAAATAAGCATGATCCCCATCATGCGATAATGCACGTCCTATTTGAACATCTCCCCGCAATTTCTATATTTGTCCGACAAATCTCCCCCAGCCGGAACAGATGATTACAAGACTTATCGACCGTAACTTTGCCAACATGAGGTTGGACCGTTTCCTTCGCAAGGCCTTCCCGGAGGAATCCCTTTCTGTATTTTTCGCCGTCATCCGTAAAAAGAAAGTCCGTGTCAACGGGGTTATCGGCAAGGCAAACCAGATGCTCTCCGAAGGGGACGTCGTCTGCATTTATGAAAATTTCAAATCGGTGAATAGTTCAGACGAGAAACAAGGCTCGGGGCTCGAGGCTTCAAGCACCAAGTCCGAGGCTCAAGATTCGGACAACAAGTGGGGTGCATCGAAAACGGGGTTTGCAAAAAGCAAGTCCACCTGGGGCAAGGACTCCTCCGTCGGAAAACAAGCACGATGGGGCGCACGCGAGCTCGATATCGTCATCCAGACCGAAGACTATGTCATCGTGAACAAGCCCTCGGGACTCGCGAGCCAACCCGGCAGCGGCACCCGCCCGGGCGAAAGCCTCGTAGAATATCTTTGGGAATGGGGTAAAAGCGAAGGCCTCGACTTCAAGCCCACCATCGCACACCGTCTGGACCAGGAAACGTCCGGCATGCTCATCGCAGCCCTCCACGGCGACACGCTCCGCGACTTCACGCGCATGATTCGCGAACACGAAGTGGAAAAGTTCTACTTCGCGCTCGTCAAAGGCAACCTGAAAAAAGAAAAAGGCACCATTGACGAAAGCCTCACCCGCACCGACGCGGCCAAGGGATCCAAGATGAAGGTCGGCGAGACCGGCAAAGACGCGCAGAAGGCCATCACGCACTACCGTGTCAAGCAGCACTACGAAGGCTACGACCTCGTAAAAATCAAGCTCGAGACCGGACGCATGCACCAAATCCGCGCCCACTTCGCAAGCATCGGCCACCCGCTCCTGGGCGACACCCGCTACGGCGATTTCGCGCTCAACCGCGAGGCAAAGAAAACGCTCGGGCTGCACAGGCTCTTCTTGCACAGTTGCCGCCTAGAATTCGTGTGGCAGGGCGAGCGCAAGGTCTTCGACTGCCCGCTCCCGAAGGAATTGCAAAGTGTCATCAAGCAACTGAAGCCCATCAAGATGGATCGGTAAAAAGATGACCTTGAAAAAATTCATCGTCTTTTTCGCCCATCGAAGAAAGGCCAGGAATGATTCGCGTTCCGGCATCGGACACCAAAGTCAATCTTGCCGAAAAGATGGATATCACGCTAACCTACGAATTCCTTATCGGGATTCACGAGGTCACCTGCGGAGAATACGGGGACCTGAGCTGCGCTGGCGACAGCCTCCCCGTCGCCAACATCACCTTCTTTGATGCGGTCCTGTTCGCAAACGCAAAAAGCAAAGCTGAATCGCTGGACACGGTCTACACCTACACCAAGGCCACCTTCGATTCCCAAAATCACTGCACCTACCTTGAAAATTTCGCGACGAACTACGACAAACTGGGCTACCGCCTGCCGACAGAAGCCGAATGGGTCAAGGCGGCCGCCTCGGACTGGGATGCAGCAAACAGCTGGAACAGCGGGAACTCAGGGAACGTCCCTCACAACGTATGCTTTCTCAAAGCAGACAACTCGAAATTCTGCGATTTCGCGGGGAACGTGATGGAATGGGAGAACGACTGGCTCGGCCCCACAGCAGAGACCCCTTACAGCAACTTTATCGGAGCGGCCCAGCCGAACGGCATCGGTGAGAGGATTGTCAAGGGAGGCAGCTTCGCAAACGACATTCAGTCCATCAACCTGTATTCGCGCGGAGATGTCTACACAGTCACCTCATCGACCCGAGCAGACTATGTCGGATTCCGCCTCGCACTTGGAATTATTCCGAACCCACAGACCATCAGCAATTCGGCCCAGCAGGGCGGGCAAACCATAACCAATCTCGCCAATTCAGACATCATCCGCAACATCACCGGCACTTACGCAGCCAAGCTTGCCTTCCGCAACGACATTTCGGGCAACCTTGTTTTCATCAACTATTCCGACATTACCTTGTCCATGGTCGAAATCTAGGACACGCTGAATGTGTACCGCCCGGACATTTCCCCCGACGGGAAATGGGTCGCCTTCTGCACAGGCATGGAGGGCGTGGGTGGAACCTCTTCCCTATACGTGCGCAAGCTCGATGCCACCGGCAGCGGTCTTGTCAAACTCAATGTCGAAAGTGCGACCATCCCCCGCTGGAGTGTCACCGCAAGCGGGGACACCGTCATCACCTATGTAACCGATGCCGGGAACAACAAGGAAACGGCCGACTGGCAACAATCAAGCACTTGGCAAGTAGCCTTTGCAGGCGGGGCCTTCGGCATACCCCAAAAATTATTTGACGGTTCTTACCACGGCGGCATCAGCGCAGACGGAAGCATCGCTGTATCGGGTTCCAAACTCCTCCGCGCACGCACCGCCGCACCATCAAGCAACGTCTACGCCGCAGACGCGACGGACAACATCTGGTACAACGGAGAACAAGCCTGCAACGTTTCCCTCGTCAACGACAGCACGAATCGCGTTGCATTCCTCGACTTTGGCGGGAACACGGGTAAGGAATTTGTCGGGACACCCTATGCCACACACCAGCGCATCCTCATTGCCAACAAGAGCGGGCAACTCATCCAGTCGATAGGCTCTCCCGCCGGTTACACGTTCGACCACACCGAATGGGCAACCGACGGCATAACGTCGAACATCGTGGCAACGCTTACAAACGTGGACGGAGAACACCAGAAAATCGTTCTCGTGAACGTCGCAAATTCGAGCATTACCGAACTCATCCAGGGCGAAGAAATTTGGCACCCCTGCCTATGGGTAAGCCCCGCCACAATCAAGCCACCCCACCCCGACTCCACCAAGTTCCCCATCGTCCTCGATCCCGACAGTGCGGGAGTCTACTTCGTCGCAGGCGGCACCGAGATTGCCGTAAAATGGCGCTACAAGATGGAACTCCTGTGGAAATACCGCGACACTTCAAATACGGTGATACTCGGTTCCTCGCGAGCCCTGCACGGAGTCATTCCCAACCAACTGACAGACGTGACCAAGGCTCCCAACCAGGCCAATGTGACCATGGCCCTCAACCTGGCCAATTCCAACAACACGCTGTTCTGCACGAAATTCATCCTGAACAACTACATCTTGCCGCACATGAAGAACCTAAAATACATCATCATGTCGATTGACATAGACCGCGGATTCAACACAGCGGCACAGAGTTTCTTTGAAGTTCTCAGGAACACCATTCCCGGCTACGTCTACGACGAGAACCACAATTTCTGGAAAGACGGTGTTCCTGAACAACTCCCCCAGCTGACATACGCATCCTTAGGCTACTACAAGTTCGAATCTTACAGGGAAACGCTCGGTTTCGAACCCCTAGAATCTAATGGCTGGGGCGAAGCCAAGGTCTGGACCGACAGCATGTGGGTATCCAAGAGGCGCGACCTCTACGACGCAAATCTCGTTCTGCTGAAAGAAATCCTGGCCGAGACCCAGAAGCACGACATCCGCGTCATAGGGATTATCTTCCCGCAGAATCCCCTGTATGCATCCACGGGATCGTTCTCGTTCCACGGGATCCAACGCAGCATTGCCCCCACCCTCATCCAGGAACTTGCGGACCTGAGCAAGACCTACCCG contains these protein-coding regions:
- a CDS encoding SUMF1/EgtB/PvdO family nonheme iron enzyme — translated: MIRVPASDTKVNLAEKMDITLTYEFLIGIHEVTCGEYGDLSCAGDSLPVANITFFDAVLFANAKSKAESLDTVYTYTKATFDSQNHCTYLENFATNYDKLGYRLPTEAEWVKAAASDWDAANSWNSGNSGNVPHNVCFLKADNSKFCDFAGNVMEWENDWLGPTAETPYSNFIGAAQPNGIGERIVKGGSFANDIQSINLYSRGDVYTVTSSTRADYVGFRLALGIIPNPQTISNSAQQGGQTITNLANSDIIRNITGTYAAKLAFRNDISGNLVFINYSDITLSMVEI
- a CDS encoding TIGR02171 family protein, which produces MYRPDISPDGKWVAFCTGMEGVGGTSSLYVRKLDATGSGLVKLNVESATIPRWSVTASGDTVITYVTDAGNNKETADWQQSSTWQVAFAGGAFGIPQKLFDGSYHGGISADGSIAVSGSKLLRARTAAPSSNVYAADATDNIWYNGEQACNVSLVNDSTNRVAFLDFGGNTGKEFVGTPYATHQRILIANKSGQLIQSIGSPAGYTFDHTEWATDGITSNIVATLTNVDGEHQKIVLVNVANSSITELIQGEEIWHPCLWVSPATIKPPHPDSTKFPIVLDPDSAGVYFVAGGTEIAVKWRYKMELLWKYRDTSNTVILGSSRALHGVIPNQLTDVTKAPNQANVTMALNLANSNNTLFCTKFILNNYILPHMKNLKYIIMSIDIDRGFNTAAQSFFEVLRNTIPGYVYDENHNFWKDGVPEQLPQLTYASLGYYKFESYRETLGFEPLESNGWGEAKVWTDSMWVSKRRDLYDANLVLLKEILAETQKHDIRVIGIIFPQNPLYASTGSFSFHGIQRSIAPTLIQELADLSKTYPNFTLMDENKMGDHDYTDGMAYDNNHLSVDGAIQMTLRIRSVLASMP
- a CDS encoding RluA family pseudouridine synthase, with the translated sequence MITRLIDRNFANMRLDRFLRKAFPEESLSVFFAVIRKKKVRVNGVIGKANQMLSEGDVVCIYENFKSVNSSDEKQGSGLEASSTKSEAQDSDNKWGASKTGFAKSKSTWGKDSSVGKQARWGARELDIVIQTEDYVIVNKPSGLASQPGSGTRPGESLVEYLWEWGKSEGLDFKPTIAHRLDQETSGMLIAALHGDTLRDFTRMIREHEVEKFYFALVKGNLKKEKGTIDESLTRTDAAKGSKMKVGETGKDAQKAITHYRVKQHYEGYDLVKIKLETGRMHQIRAHFASIGHPLLGDTRYGDFALNREAKKTLGLHRLFLHSCRLEFVWQGERKVFDCPLPKELQSVIKQLKPIKMDR